A stretch of the Mesorhizobium huakuii genome encodes the following:
- a CDS encoding endonuclease/exonuclease/phosphatase family protein, which produces MSLRLATFNVENLMNRFDFSGYRNQLNEDRTLALFDIQSEAEYKMLEQARAIAQSDDTRQLTALAIAATRADIICMQEVDNIEALKAFEYGYLFKMVGQGYRQKYTTSGNDSRGIDVAVMMRNETAQGQPIEFVRMTSHAYVTYEQFGLHTPELAALGNQANERIFRRDCLEVDLTVGGVPLTLYLVHFKSMGSPRNGLDGREATMPVRMAEALAVRRIIEERFGADHAADKRWAICGDMNDYRQRVKIAGDDVDGYRFEVVDENQSCINVLTAGGFCENVVERRPEMNRWTFYHTRGPEERHLCQLDYILLSKGLAARNATAVPDIIRKGQPWRTIFPAGQEVERFPRAGWDRPKASDHCPVVITLDMV; this is translated from the coding sequence ATGTCGCTGCGCCTTGCCACCTTCAATGTCGAGAACCTGATGAACAGGTTCGATTTTTCCGGCTATCGCAATCAGCTCAACGAAGACCGGACGCTGGCGCTCTTCGATATCCAGAGCGAGGCCGAATACAAGATGCTGGAGCAGGCCCGCGCCATCGCCCAATCCGACGACACGCGCCAGCTGACGGCGCTGGCCATCGCCGCCACCCGGGCCGACATCATTTGCATGCAGGAGGTCGACAATATCGAGGCGCTGAAGGCCTTCGAATATGGCTATCTGTTCAAGATGGTGGGGCAGGGCTATCGCCAGAAATACACCACGTCCGGCAATGATTCGCGCGGCATCGACGTCGCCGTGATGATGCGCAACGAGACCGCGCAGGGCCAGCCGATCGAATTCGTGCGCATGACCAGCCACGCCTACGTCACCTACGAGCAGTTCGGGCTGCACACGCCGGAACTGGCGGCGCTCGGCAACCAGGCCAATGAACGCATTTTCCGGCGCGACTGCCTGGAAGTCGACCTCACCGTCGGTGGCGTGCCGCTGACGCTCTATCTCGTGCATTTCAAGTCGATGGGCTCGCCACGCAACGGGCTCGATGGGCGCGAGGCGACGATGCCGGTGCGCATGGCGGAGGCGCTAGCGGTACGCCGGATCATCGAGGAGCGTTTCGGTGCGGATCACGCCGCCGACAAGCGCTGGGCGATCTGCGGCGACATGAACGATTACCGCCAGCGCGTGAAGATCGCGGGCGACGATGTCGACGGCTATCGTTTCGAGGTGGTCGACGAGAACCAGTCCTGCATCAACGTGCTGACGGCTGGCGGCTTCTGCGAGAACGTCGTCGAGCGGCGGCCGGAAATGAACCGCTGGACCTTCTATCATACACGCGGGCCTGAAGAGCGGCATCTCTGCCAGCTCGACTATATCCTGCTGTCCAAGGGACTTGCTGCGAGGAATGCTACCGCCGTTCCCGACATCATCCGCAAAGGCCAGCCCTGGCGCACGATCTTTCCGGCCGGCCAGGAAGTCGAGCGTTTTCCGCGCGCCGGCTGGGACCGGCCAAAAGCGTCGGACCATTGCCCGGTGGTGATCACGCTGGATATGGTTTGA
- a CDS encoding BA14K family protein — protein MNSLFSSTIKSGLIALGIVSGITAPSAAGPILQPDLSIPTSTAAPTITPVREEWAGGNNRDFNNDWRWRRHDGGRNWNRGNWDRGNWNRGNWDRGNWNGGDDWRWRHGRRHYHGGYDDGAAAILGLGLGLGLGSMYNNYNSYDYYAPPPRRHYRAGRLSNAHVQWCYSRYRSYRAWDNTFQPYGGPRQQCWSPYS, from the coding sequence ATGAATTCGCTCTTTTCTTCCACCATCAAGTCCGGGCTGATTGCGCTCGGCATTGTCTCCGGCATCACGGCACCGTCCGCTGCCGGACCGATCCTGCAGCCGGACCTGTCGATTCCGACCAGCACTGCGGCGCCGACGATCACTCCGGTTCGCGAGGAATGGGCCGGCGGCAACAACCGGGACTTCAACAACGACTGGAGATGGCGCCGTCATGACGGCGGTCGCAATTGGAACCGCGGCAATTGGGACCGTGGCAACTGGAACCGCGGCAATTGGGACCGTGGCAACTGGAACGGCGGAGACGACTGGCGCTGGCGCCATGGCCGCCGTCACTATCACGGCGGCTATGATGATGGCGCAGCCGCAATCCTGGGCCTTGGCCTGGGGCTCGGGCTTGGCAGCATGTACAACAACTACAACAGCTACGACTACTATGCGCCACCGCCGCGCCGCCACTATCGCGCCGGGCGGCTTTCCAACGCCCATGTGCAGTGGTGCTATAGCCGGTACCGGTCGTATCGGGCCTGGGACAACACGTTCCAGCCCTATGGCGGCCCGCGCCAGCAATGCTGGTCGCCCTATAGCTGA
- the ilvC gene encoding ketol-acid reductoisomerase, translating into MRVYYDRDADLNLIKGKKVAIIGYGSQGRAHALNLKDSGAKEIAIGLKAGSATAKKVEADGLKVMSVAEAAKWADLMMMATPDELQADIYKNEIAPNIRDGAAIAFAHGLNVHFGLIEPKSTVDVVMIAPKGPGHTVRGEYQKGGGVPCLVAVNQDASGNALDLALSYACGVGGGRSGIIETNFREECETDLFGEQVVLCGGLVELIRAGFETLVEAGYAPEMAYFECLHEVKLIVDLIYEGGIANMNYSISNTAEWGEYVSGPRIITAETKAEMKRVLKDIQTGKFTSEWMQEYRAGLSRFKGIRRMNDSHQIEEVGAKLRAMMPWISKNKLVDKAKN; encoded by the coding sequence ATGCGCGTCTATTACGATCGTGATGCCGATCTCAACCTGATCAAGGGCAAGAAGGTCGCCATCATCGGCTATGGCAGCCAGGGCCGGGCGCATGCGCTCAACCTCAAGGATTCCGGTGCCAAGGAGATCGCTATCGGCCTCAAGGCCGGCTCGGCGACCGCCAAGAAGGTCGAGGCCGACGGGCTCAAGGTGATGAGCGTGGCCGAAGCCGCCAAATGGGCCGATCTGATGATGATGGCGACGCCCGACGAGCTGCAGGCCGACATCTACAAGAACGAAATCGCGCCGAACATCCGCGACGGTGCGGCGATCGCCTTCGCGCACGGCCTCAACGTGCATTTCGGCCTGATCGAGCCGAAGTCGACCGTCGACGTCGTCATGATCGCGCCGAAGGGCCCGGGCCACACGGTGCGCGGCGAGTACCAGAAGGGCGGCGGCGTGCCGTGCTTGGTCGCTGTCAACCAGGATGCTTCGGGTAACGCGCTCGACCTGGCGCTGTCTTACGCCTGCGGCGTCGGCGGCGGCCGTTCGGGCATCATCGAGACCAATTTCCGCGAGGAATGCGAGACCGATCTTTTCGGCGAGCAGGTTGTGCTGTGCGGCGGCTTGGTCGAACTGATCCGTGCCGGCTTCGAGACGCTGGTGGAAGCCGGCTATGCGCCCGAAATGGCCTATTTCGAGTGTCTGCACGAGGTCAAGCTGATCGTCGACCTGATCTATGAAGGCGGCATCGCCAACATGAACTACTCTATCTCGAATACCGCCGAATGGGGCGAGTATGTCTCGGGTCCGCGCATCATCACTGCCGAGACCAAGGCCGAGATGAAGCGCGTGCTGAAGGACATCCAGACCGGCAAGTTCACTTCGGAATGGATGCAGGAATACCGCGCCGGCCTGTCGCGCTTCAAGGGCATCCGCCGCATGAACGACAGCCACCAGATCGAAGAGGTTGGTGCTAAACTTCGCGCGATGATGCCGTGGATTTCCAAGAACAAGCTGGTCGACAAGGCCAAGAACTGA
- a CDS encoding MarR family winged helix-turn-helix transcriptional regulator, which yields MTERATPSPEAVKAWARLMRVSRQLVESAEDALKEGGLPPLAWYDVLHELAEAGEGGLRPFQLIERTLFAQYNISRLLARLEADGLVEKLPVADDGRGQTIRITAKGRETRRRMWAVYGRSIAELVGARLSPDELNTVSVLLGRLRHPPAGD from the coding sequence ATGACCGAGAGAGCCACGCCTTCGCCGGAAGCCGTCAAGGCCTGGGCTCGCCTGATGCGCGTGTCGCGCCAACTGGTGGAGAGTGCCGAAGACGCGCTGAAGGAGGGTGGCCTGCCGCCGCTCGCCTGGTACGATGTGCTGCATGAACTCGCCGAGGCGGGCGAGGGCGGCTTGCGGCCGTTCCAACTGATCGAGCGGACCCTGTTTGCGCAGTACAACATCTCGCGCTTGCTGGCCCGGCTCGAGGCCGACGGGCTGGTGGAGAAGCTGCCGGTGGCCGACGACGGTCGCGGGCAAACGATCCGCATCACGGCCAAGGGGCGCGAGACGCGCCGCCGGATGTGGGCCGTCTACGGACGGTCGATCGCCGAACTGGTTGGCGCGAGGCTCTCGCCGGACGAGCTGAACACGGTGTCGGTACTGCTTGGCCGGCTGCGCCATCCGCCTGCCGGCGATTGA
- a CDS encoding Rieske (2Fe-2S) protein, which yields MKHEICKVADIPQTGSLIAPFFGREVHVWRSGERIRAAANVCLHFGGPLDCRDGRLVCQWHGAAFDMASGDRLDGPAPKNSRLMFLSTRVENDALNYVWGE from the coding sequence ATGAAGCACGAAATCTGCAAGGTTGCCGACATCCCCCAAACGGGCAGCTTGATTGCTCCGTTCTTCGGCCGGGAGGTCCATGTCTGGCGCAGCGGCGAACGCATCCGCGCCGCCGCCAATGTCTGTCTGCATTTCGGTGGACCGCTCGACTGCAGGGATGGCAGACTTGTCTGCCAGTGGCACGGCGCCGCCTTCGACATGGCATCGGGCGATCGCCTCGACGGTCCCGCGCCAAAGAATTCCCGCCTGATGTTTCTGTCGACGCGCGTCGAGAATGACGCGTTGAACTATGTCTGGGGAGAGTGA
- a CDS encoding glutathione S-transferase family protein, which produces MTDKLILVSHPLCPYVQRAAISLTEKGVPFERVDIELANKPGWFKAISPLGKVPLLRVRQSGEETTIFESAVILEFLEETQANPLHPADPYARARHRAWIEFGSATLNAIGRFYSAPTEAGFLAESRGLVGMFDRLEAELADGTGRIGPWFAGNRFSLVDAVYGPVFRYLDAFDRIGDFGTLDGKPLVQAWRKALRDRPSIRDAVAPDYPQRLHAFLQAKGSFLSKLIHRNDPAIALPSILPA; this is translated from the coding sequence ATGACCGACAAGCTCATCCTCGTCAGCCACCCTCTCTGCCCCTACGTCCAGCGCGCCGCGATCTCACTGACCGAGAAAGGCGTGCCGTTCGAGCGTGTCGACATCGAACTCGCCAACAAGCCGGGCTGGTTCAAGGCGATCTCGCCGCTCGGCAAGGTGCCGCTGCTGCGCGTGCGGCAAAGTGGCGAGGAAACGACGATCTTCGAATCCGCGGTCATCCTCGAATTCCTCGAGGAGACACAGGCCAATCCGCTTCACCCGGCCGACCCCTATGCACGTGCCCGGCACCGCGCCTGGATCGAGTTCGGCTCGGCCACCCTCAACGCCATCGGCCGGTTCTATTCAGCGCCGACCGAGGCCGGCTTCCTCGCCGAGTCCCGCGGGCTGGTGGGCATGTTTGATCGCCTTGAGGCCGAACTGGCGGACGGCACCGGCCGGATTGGCCCATGGTTCGCCGGCAACCGCTTCTCGCTCGTCGATGCGGTCTATGGGCCTGTCTTCAGATATCTCGATGCTTTCGACCGGATCGGCGATTTCGGCACCCTGGACGGCAAGCCGCTTGTCCAGGCCTGGCGAAAAGCGTTGCGTGATCGTCCGTCGATCAGGGATGCCGTGGCACCAGATTATCCACAGCGTCTGCATGCCTTCCTGCAAGCGAAGGGATCATTTCTGTCGAAACTCATCCACCGGAACGATCCGGCCATCGCGCTTCCGTCAATCCTGCCCGCCTGA
- a CDS encoding winged helix-turn-helix transcriptional regulator — MDSRIVNLRSKLDVYKAMTGGGNLADCPVREVIQGLNGKWSSLLMAALAEQPYRFGELRRLVPDISQRMLTQTLYDLQRDGYVHREVFPTKPPSVEYSLTDLGRSMFGALQHLLQWAELNHDAVREARSGFDATQA, encoded by the coding sequence ATGGACAGCCGGATCGTCAATCTGAGATCCAAACTCGACGTCTACAAGGCCATGACCGGCGGCGGAAACCTTGCAGATTGCCCCGTCCGTGAGGTCATCCAGGGGCTCAATGGCAAATGGAGTTCGCTGTTGATGGCGGCGCTGGCAGAACAGCCCTATCGCTTCGGCGAATTGCGGCGGCTGGTTCCCGACATCTCGCAACGCATGCTGACCCAGACGCTCTACGATCTGCAGCGCGACGGCTATGTGCATCGCGAAGTGTTCCCGACCAAGCCGCCCAGCGTCGAATACAGTCTGACTGATCTCGGACGCTCGATGTTCGGTGCCCTGCAGCATCTGCTGCAATGGGCAGAACTCAACCACGATGCCGTGCGCGAGGCACGTTCCGGTTTCGACGCAACACAGGCTTAA
- a CDS encoding SDR family oxidoreductase, producing the protein MTETLLVTGASGQLGRAVIRHLLDAQKVAPASIIATTRDPENLADLAALGVTVRAADFNDPASLEKAFAGADRVLIVSTGDLDLKTGRRLKQHEAAVAAAKKAGVSHLLYTSMPNPEPVSPVLFAGDHYGTEQAIKASGIPYTIFRNGWYQENLFLALPHAIASGKWYSSAGDGRIAHGARDDMAAAIAAGLASGTKESNIYTLTGPHAYTTSEIATLVTEVTGKPLEVIQLPDEALTEGVKAAGLPEDFARIIVSFDANTRSGRIAMVTDAVETLSGRKPQTLKQFLEANKAALAG; encoded by the coding sequence ATGACCGAAACCCTCCTTGTCACCGGCGCTTCCGGCCAGCTTGGCCGCGCCGTCATCCGCCATCTGCTGGACGCTCAGAAAGTCGCGCCGGCAAGCATCATCGCCACCACGCGCGACCCCGAAAACCTCGCCGATCTGGCGGCACTTGGCGTCACCGTCCGGGCGGCCGACTTCAACGATCCGGCTTCGCTGGAGAAGGCGTTTGCTGGCGCCGACCGCGTGCTGATCGTCTCGACCGGCGATCTCGATCTCAAGACCGGCAGGCGTCTGAAGCAGCATGAGGCGGCGGTGGCGGCTGCGAAGAAAGCAGGCGTTTCGCATCTGCTCTACACCTCGATGCCCAATCCGGAGCCGGTTTCGCCGGTGCTGTTCGCCGGCGACCACTACGGCACCGAGCAGGCGATCAAGGCGAGCGGCATCCCCTACACCATCTTCCGCAATGGCTGGTATCAGGAGAACCTGTTCCTGGCGCTGCCGCACGCCATTGCATCCGGCAAGTGGTACTCCTCGGCCGGCGACGGCCGCATCGCCCACGGCGCCCGCGACGACATGGCCGCTGCGATCGCGGCAGGCCTCGCATCCGGCACAAAGGAGAGCAATATCTACACGCTGACCGGCCCGCACGCCTATACCACGAGCGAGATCGCCACTCTGGTGACGGAAGTCACCGGCAAGCCGCTGGAGGTCATCCAGTTGCCGGATGAGGCGCTGACCGAAGGCGTCAAGGCGGCGGGCCTTCCGGAAGACTTCGCCCGCATCATCGTTTCTTTCGACGCCAACACGCGGTCCGGCCGCATCGCCATGGTGACGGACGCGGTCGAAACGCTTTCCGGCAGGAAGCCGCAGACGCTGAAGCAGTTCCTGGAAGCCAACAAGGCCGCCCTGGCTGGCTGA
- a CDS encoding SDR family oxidoreductase — MSGELVLVTGGSGFLGAHCIVELLKAGYRVRTTVRSAKREADVLAMLKAGGAEPGDRLSFAIADLMSDAGWPQAVAGCDYVLHVASPFPPGVPKHEDDLIIPAREGALRVLRAARDAGAKRVVLTSSFAAIGYGKMPPGPFTEESWTDPKGKVSAYVKSKTLAERAAWDFIAAEGGRLELAVVNPVGIFGPVLGSDHSTSTEFVQRMMNGAMPGLPRLSFGVVDARDVADLHVRAMTDPAAKGERFLAVSGDFMTVREIAQTVKTRLGDAAARVTTRELPDWLVRIVGLFNAEAAQLVTELGKVKNATNAKAVRVLGWAPRSREDALAATGESLVRLGLLKK; from the coding sequence GTGAGCGGCGAATTGGTGCTTGTCACTGGCGGATCGGGCTTCCTTGGTGCCCATTGTATTGTCGAACTGCTGAAGGCGGGCTACCGCGTGCGCACGACGGTACGCTCCGCCAAGCGTGAGGCTGATGTCCTGGCCATGCTCAAGGCCGGCGGCGCCGAGCCGGGCGACAGGCTTTCCTTTGCCATCGCTGACCTCATGAGCGACGCCGGCTGGCCGCAAGCGGTCGCCGGCTGTGACTATGTGCTCCATGTCGCCTCGCCATTTCCGCCCGGCGTGCCCAAGCATGAGGATGATCTGATCATCCCGGCGCGTGAGGGTGCATTGCGGGTGCTGCGGGCGGCGCGGGACGCTGGCGCCAAACGCGTCGTGCTGACCTCGTCCTTCGCGGCCATCGGCTATGGCAAGATGCCGCCCGGGCCGTTCACCGAGGAGAGCTGGACCGATCCTAAGGGCAAGGTCAGCGCCTATGTGAAGTCGAAGACGCTTGCCGAGCGCGCTGCCTGGGATTTCATCGCCGCCGAGGGCGGCAGGCTGGAACTAGCGGTCGTCAATCCGGTCGGCATTTTTGGACCTGTGCTCGGCTCCGACCATTCGACCTCCACCGAATTTGTCCAGCGCATGATGAACGGCGCCATGCCGGGGCTGCCGCGTCTGTCCTTCGGCGTCGTCGATGCCCGCGACGTGGCCGACCTGCATGTGCGCGCCATGACCGATCCGGCCGCCAAGGGCGAGCGCTTCCTGGCTGTATCAGGCGATTTCATGACCGTGCGGGAAATCGCGCAGACCGTGAAAACGCGGCTCGGCGATGCGGCGGCGCGTGTCACGACGCGTGAGCTTCCCGATTGGCTGGTGCGGATCGTCGGATTGTTCAACGCGGAAGCCGCGCAACTGGTGACGGAACTGGGCAAGGTCAAGAATGCCACCAACGCCAAGGCGGTGCGTGTGCTCGGCTGGGCGCCGCGATCGCGCGAGGACGCGCTGGCTGCCACCGGCGAGAGCCTTGTTCGGCTCGGCCTGCTCAAGAAATAG
- a CDS encoding potassium transporter Kup has translation MALANAGSEAEPVEQSSHPEIEQHSTKVLMLGALGVVYGDIGTSPIYAFREALVASSHGTVADRGDILGVLSLIIWSLTITVTIKYIMFVLRADNRGEGGVLSLMALARGSFPKRSAVILGIGIVGASLFFGDAVITPAISVLSAVEGMNVVTPAFQPYVVPLTLVILAMVFAVQRFGTGGVGLVFGPVTAVWFLAIGLSGLKHIINDPEILLAISPHYIVAFLIHSPDVAFVTVGAVFLAVTGAEALYADLGHFGRKPIVLAWLAIVFPCLLLNYAGQGAFVLAKNGIVGHPFFEMNEGWALIPMVVLATAATVIASQAVISGAFSLTRQAVQLNMLPRLEILHTSERQSGQIYMPRVNLLLALVVMMLVVGFGESSKLASAYGISVTGNMLVTTVLLYVVMTRIWKWKLMVAIPLTALFAFIDVGFFASNIVKVFEGGWASLAVAFTIVLGMWTWVRGSRYLFDKTRRNEIPLDFLAGNLLKKKPQLVSGTAVFLTSDPLSAPTALMHSLKHYKVLHEQNVILSVVTAPQPVVPDSERVKMETVNELFMRVTLTFGYMEQPNIPRALAICRKQGWKFDIMTTSFFLSRRSLKASPNSGMPVWQDKLFIGLARTAADATEYFQIPTGRVVEIGTQVAI, from the coding sequence ATGGCCCTTGCCAATGCTGGTAGTGAGGCAGAACCCGTCGAACAGTCGAGCCATCCGGAAATCGAACAGCATAGCACCAAGGTGCTGATGCTGGGCGCGCTGGGCGTGGTCTATGGGGATATCGGCACCAGCCCGATCTATGCCTTTCGCGAGGCGCTGGTGGCGTCGTCTCACGGCACCGTTGCTGATCGCGGCGATATTCTCGGTGTGCTGTCGCTGATCATCTGGTCGCTGACGATTACGGTTACGATAAAATACATCATGTTCGTGCTGCGCGCCGACAATCGCGGCGAGGGCGGCGTGCTGTCGCTGATGGCGCTGGCACGCGGCAGTTTCCCGAAGCGTTCAGCGGTGATTTTGGGTATCGGTATCGTCGGCGCCTCGCTGTTTTTCGGCGATGCGGTCATCACACCGGCGATTTCGGTGCTGTCGGCGGTCGAGGGTATGAACGTCGTCACGCCTGCTTTCCAGCCTTATGTGGTGCCGCTCACCCTGGTCATCCTCGCCATGGTGTTCGCGGTGCAGCGCTTTGGCACGGGTGGGGTGGGATTGGTGTTTGGACCGGTGACCGCGGTCTGGTTCCTGGCGATCGGCCTTTCCGGCCTGAAACATATCATCAACGATCCGGAAATCCTCCTGGCGATCAGCCCGCACTATATCGTCGCCTTCCTGATCCATTCGCCGGACGTGGCCTTCGTCACGGTCGGCGCTGTCTTCCTCGCCGTGACCGGTGCGGAAGCGCTCTATGCCGATCTCGGTCATTTCGGCCGCAAGCCGATCGTACTTGCCTGGCTGGCGATCGTTTTTCCCTGCCTGCTGCTCAACTATGCCGGGCAGGGCGCCTTCGTGCTGGCCAAGAATGGCATCGTCGGCCATCCGTTCTTCGAGATGAACGAGGGTTGGGCTCTGATTCCGATGGTGGTGCTGGCAACGGCGGCAACAGTGATCGCCAGCCAGGCGGTGATATCGGGCGCTTTCTCGCTGACCAGGCAGGCGGTGCAGCTCAACATGCTGCCGCGGCTGGAAATCCTGCACACGTCGGAAAGACAGTCCGGCCAGATCTACATGCCGCGTGTCAACCTGTTGCTGGCGCTGGTGGTGATGATGCTGGTGGTCGGCTTTGGCGAGTCCAGCAAGCTCGCCTCGGCTTACGGCATCTCGGTGACCGGCAACATGCTGGTGACGACGGTGCTGCTCTATGTCGTGATGACCCGCATCTGGAAATGGAAGCTGATGGTGGCGATCCCACTGACCGCACTGTTTGCCTTCATCGACGTCGGCTTCTTTGCGTCCAACATCGTCAAGGTGTTCGAAGGCGGCTGGGCTTCGCTTGCGGTGGCCTTCACCATCGTGCTGGGCATGTGGACCTGGGTGCGCGGCAGCCGCTATCTGTTCGACAAGACTCGCCGCAACGAGATCCCGCTCGATTTCCTCGCCGGCAATCTGCTGAAGAAGAAGCCTCAGCTGGTGTCCGGCACCGCGGTGTTCCTGACCAGCGATCCGCTCAGCGCGCCAACCGCTCTGATGCACAGCCTGAAGCACTACAAGGTGCTGCATGAGCAGAACGTCATCCTTTCGGTGGTGACCGCGCCGCAGCCGGTGGTGCCCGACAGCGAGCGGGTCAAGATGGAGACGGTCAACGAGCTGTTCATGCGGGTGACGCTGACCTTCGGCTACATGGAGCAGCCCAACATCCCGCGCGCACTGGCGATCTGCCGCAAGCAGGGCTGGAAGTTCGACATCATGACGACGTCGTTCTTCCTGTCGCGGCGCTCGCTCAAGGCATCGCCTAATTCCGGCATGCCGGTGTGGCAGGACAAGCTGTTCATCGGCCTGGCACGCACGGCGGCGGACGCGACCGAATATTTCCAGATCCCGACCGGGCGTGTGGTAGAAATCGGCACGCAGGTGGCGATCTGA
- a CDS encoding potassium transporter Kup, which yields MDLASRGSEAETVEQSSHSAAEQHSTKVLMLGALGVVYGDIGTSPIYAFREALHASPGIDTRAHVLGVLSLIVWALTIIVTIKYVAFVLRADNKGEGGTLSLMSLARSAYPKGARLILAIGLCGAALFFGDSIITPAISVLSAVEGLKVVTPTLDAYVVPITLLILAILFSVQRFGTGKVAAVFGPVTALWFLAIGVAGLYHLMDDPSILLAINPYHAVAYLVSTPTAAFVTVGAVFLAVTGAEALYVDLGHFGRKPIVLAWFSVVFPCLLLNYFGQGAFVLANGGRPTNPFFQMLPDWALMPMVGLATAATVIASQAVISGAFSLTRQAVQLNLLPRIEVQHTSEMKLGQIYMPRVNLLIALGVMLLVVGFGSSSSLASAYGISVTGEMLMTTILLFVVMRKLWKWRLAVALPLTVLFGVIDSGFFLANIVKIFEGGWVSITVACLMGLIMGTWIRGTRYLFDKTRRNEIPLDFLAANLLKKKPHLVSGTAVFLTSDPLSSPTALMHSLKHYKVLHEQNVILSVVTAPQPVVPDSDRVKMETLNELFMRVTLTFGYMEQPNIPRALAICRKQGWKFDIMTTSFFLSRRSLKASPNSGMPVWQDRLFIGLARTAADATEYFQIPTGRVVEIGTQVAI from the coding sequence ATGGACCTTGCCAGTCGCGGTAGCGAGGCCGAAACCGTCGAGCAATCGAGCCATTCCGCGGCCGAGCAGCACAGCACCAAGGTTCTGATGCTGGGCGCGCTCGGCGTTGTCTATGGCGATATCGGCACCAGTCCGATCTATGCCTTCCGCGAGGCGCTTCACGCTTCGCCCGGTATCGATACGCGCGCTCACGTGCTTGGCGTGCTGTCGCTGATCGTCTGGGCGCTAACGATCATCGTGACCATAAAATATGTCGCCTTCGTGCTTCGTGCCGACAACAAGGGCGAAGGCGGCACGTTGTCGCTGATGTCGCTGGCGCGAAGCGCCTATCCCAAGGGCGCGCGGCTCATACTGGCGATCGGCCTTTGCGGCGCGGCGCTGTTTTTCGGCGATTCGATCATCACACCGGCCATCTCCGTGCTGTCGGCGGTCGAAGGCCTCAAGGTGGTGACCCCGACACTGGACGCTTACGTCGTGCCGATCACGCTGCTCATCCTGGCCATCCTGTTCTCGGTGCAACGCTTCGGCACGGGAAAGGTGGCTGCGGTGTTCGGGCCGGTGACCGCGCTGTGGTTCCTGGCTATCGGCGTAGCGGGGCTCTATCACCTGATGGACGACCCATCGATCCTGCTGGCCATCAATCCGTATCACGCGGTCGCCTATCTCGTCAGCACACCCACGGCCGCCTTTGTCACGGTCGGCGCGGTGTTCCTGGCGGTGACCGGGGCCGAGGCGCTTTATGTCGATCTTGGCCATTTTGGGCGCAAGCCTATCGTGTTGGCGTGGTTTTCCGTGGTTTTCCCCTGCCTGCTGCTCAACTATTTCGGGCAGGGTGCCTTTGTGCTGGCCAATGGCGGGAGGCCGACCAATCCATTCTTCCAGATGCTGCCTGACTGGGCACTGATGCCGATGGTGGGACTGGCGACGGCCGCGACCGTCATCGCCAGCCAGGCAGTCATATCAGGTGCTTTTTCGCTGACCCGCCAGGCGGTGCAGCTCAACCTTCTGCCACGCATCGAGGTGCAGCATACGTCCGAAATGAAACTCGGCCAGATCTACATGCCCCGCGTCAATCTGCTCATCGCCTTGGGGGTGATGCTGCTGGTCGTCGGTTTCGGCAGCTCGAGTTCGCTGGCGTCCGCCTATGGCATCTCGGTGACCGGCGAAATGCTGATGACGACGATCCTGCTGTTCGTTGTCATGCGCAAGCTGTGGAAATGGAGACTGGCGGTCGCCCTGCCGCTGACCGTGCTGTTCGGTGTCATCGACAGTGGCTTCTTCCTGGCAAACATCGTGAAGATCTTCGAAGGCGGCTGGGTATCGATCACGGTTGCCTGCCTGATGGGGCTGATCATGGGGACCTGGATACGCGGCACCCGCTATCTCTTCGACAAAACCCGCCGCAACGAGATTCCGCTCGATTTCCTCGCCGCCAATCTCTTGAAGAAGAAGCCGCACCTGGTGTCGGGCACCGCGGTGTTCCTGACCAGCGATCCCTTGAGTTCACCGACAGCGTTGATGCACAGCCTGAAGCACTACAAGGTGCTGCATGAGCAGAACGTCATCCTTTCGGTGGTGACGGCGCCGCAGCCGGTGGTGCCGGACAGCGACCGGGTCAAGATGGAGACACTCAACGAGCTGTTCATGCGGGTGACGCTGACCTTCGGCTATATGGAGCAGCCCAACATTCCGCGCGCGCTGGCGATCTGCCGCAAGCAGGGCTGGAAGTTCGACATCATGACGACGTCGTTCTTCCTGTCGCGGCGCTCGCTCAAGGCATCGCCCAACTCCGGCATGCCGGTGTGGCAGGACCGGCTGTTCATCGGCCTGGCGCGCACGGCGGCCGATGCGACCGAATATTTCCAGATCCCGACCGGGCGTGTCGTGGAAATCGGCACGCAAGTCGCTATCTAA